catctctatctttaACCACTCTAACCTGCTAcacatcctttccatctctatccctctgcctcaccaaccgatacacatccctctcaccttccTTACTATCTAACCTTGCATACCCTCCCTGTTTGGCCTTTGCCACCTCTATCTTAACCTCACTGCATCACCCTATATTCCTGTCTACCTCACTGCATCACCCTATATTCCTGTCTACTTTCCTCCATCCTCTCACTgtcccacttcttcctagctaacctcttcctctggataccctcctggacttcctcattCCACCGCAAAGTCTCCATGtcttctttcctccttccaCATGACACACCTAGCACCTTTCTATCGGTCTCTctgatcactttggctgtagtagtcCAGTCATTGGGAAGCCTTTCACCTAAAGCTTGtctcaactcctccctgaaaaccacacagcactcttccttttccaacttccaccactttgtcttctgctctgcctttactctcttcatcttcgtcaccaccagagtcatcttacACACCACCATCCTATGCAGTCTAGCTACACTCTCACCTAACACTACTTTACAATCGCTAATCTCAATCAGATTACAGCGTCTCTTCTCAAAGTACGTGTTCACCACAGCCATCTCCATACTTTTAGCAAAGTCTACCAACCTCTGTCCTTCTGGGTTCCTTTCCTGAGAACCAGACCTGCCCATCACTTCCTCGTCCCCACTATTCTCTTCCCCAACATGTTCATTCAAATCTGCCCCTATCACTACCCTCTCACTTCTGGGAACAGTCTGCATTGCTTCCTCCAACTCGCTCCAGAATCTGTCTTTCTCATCTTGCTTACAACCTACTTGTGGAGCCTAGGCACTAATAATATTCATTCACAAACATTCTTCACAAACTCCTCCTTCAGGATCACTCCAACTCCATTTTTCTCCCTGTCCAcaccattataaaacagtttaaaccctGCTCTAACGCTTCTAACCTTGATCCCTTTCCACCTGGTCTCCTGGACACAAGGAATGTCAACTTTCCTCCTCTGCATCATATCTACCAGTTGTCTGGCTATACCTGTCATTGTACCAACATTCAATTTCCCTACTTTCAGTCCTAAACTCCtgcctttcctcttctctctctctgcctatgGACACgccttcctcctcctcctctccttcTTTGACTAACAGTAGCCCAATTTCCACAAGTGCCCTGTAGGTCAACAGCACTGGTGGCAGTTGTTGTGAACCTGGGACCCAACCTATCCAGTATGGAAGTCATATTCGTGATTCGCATAATGAATTTAGCAAAAATTTTACATCGGATGCCCTTCCTGAAACAACCCTCTCTATTTATCCGGGCTTGGGACTGGCACAAAAGGTACACTGGCATACCTCCTGTGGCTAGATTGCTTTATATGACGAATCAATCATCCATAAACATGAATTATCCAAAAACATTATTGGATCCATCGGTATGACGACAAGTCAATGCTCATTCACTGCATCATCAATCTACGcctttgttattgttttaaagAGGTTAATATACAAGCTTTTATTCGcttataaaaatgtatcaaattacacaaccaatgaggtttgttctcgtGTGTCAAGCAGGTtcgttgagcttctgtttatgtttccTGATcgatgtttatatgtgaataaaagcctaagtTCATgtggattagttttatgatctctttatgaactttttgaagtgtcaaaaTGGCAGTTGCGtaactgtcaatggagggacataaaagctctcagatttaataaaaaatcttgATTTGTGCTCCAAAGATGAttgaaagtcttatgggtttggaacaacatgaggatgagtaaatattttttttaaaatttggcTGAACTGACCCTAAAGCTacacaatgtatttttttgccACTAGGGATCGCTAACCTcttcaaaacaataacaaaggcGTAGATTGATGATGCAGTGAATGAGAGTTGACTTGTCGTCATACCGATGGATATAATAATGtttatgaatgagtgaatgcatgtttttttaacatgacTGTGGTATGAAGCAGGGGGAGATTACTAAGCGGCCCACACAAGACACAAGAGGGATATAAAGAAATAAGGATAGTTCATTCTACCGAACTACCCGCAAGTGCTGAAAGGTTACGCGGACAGGTCAGTTTATTcaacaaattaaaattgtgagGAAACGCAATGCTGCTTCACGTGGTCAACACATCTTAActgcatttgagtgtgttgaaaattataaTGTTATTCTGTGTGTTAGTTTGTTGGCTGTATGAGACTAGCAGTGAGCTACATCAACTATTTTTGATGAGTTGCTGAG
The window above is part of the Pseudorasbora parva isolate DD20220531a chromosome 23, ASM2467924v1, whole genome shotgun sequence genome. Proteins encoded here:
- the LOC137063007 gene encoding uncharacterized protein — protein: MQTVPRSERVVIGADLNEHVGEENSGDEEVMGRSGSQERNPEGQRLVDFAKSMEMAVVNTYFEKRRCNLIEISDCKVVLGESVARLHRMVVCKMTLVVTKMKRVKAEQKTKWWKLEKEECCVVFREELRQALGERLPNDWTTTAKVIRETDRKVLGVSCGRRKEDMETLRWNEEVQEGIQRKRLARKKWDSERMEESRQEYRVMQ